The Triplophysa dalaica isolate WHDGS20190420 chromosome 20, ASM1584641v1, whole genome shotgun sequence genome segment TTTCTTGTCCCCGGCTGCCGTTCCTCCACCGGCTGAAGGGGCAGCGTCTTGGTCTTGTCCCTGAGCGGATGGAAGTCTCGGCATCTTTTTGGAGGCATTGTGGACACTATTGCTGTTGTTAGTGTTCTTAGGCTTCTGTTCATCATCGGACATGTATTCACTGTCGCTGGAGTCAGATTTGTCAGACTCGTCCGAGTCGCTGTGCTCCACACGGCGGTACACGTCATCTGAGATTTCATCAATTCCTGCAAGAAGAGAGGAGTCAGTTTGAGTTTATGGTGCAGGTGATGTATGAAGAGCATTTGGTATTTTATTATGTTCCATACCAAGCTGAGCTTTGCAGCTCTCTATGGTTTTATCCAAACTCCTGGTTGTTTTTTTGGGAGATGTGAGGAGCACTGAGGTTCcttgctgctgttgttgttgtacaGTCTCACTGAGCTCCTTCAGGTCCATTTCAGCCTTAACACGATCTGACCAAATGACAATAACAGTcgttcatttagcagacgcagTATCACAAGCAATTTACTGTTATATCCAACAAAAAAGTAGTAAAAGTTCCTCGAGCTGATGTTCATGTAGCTTTATAAGATTTTATGGTCAATGCTGTGTGAGGGAGGTTGATTTTAGACGTACCCAGGTTGAGGTTGAGGATACCCCCGGTCCCCGAACTCCGTTCCTGTTTAACCGGTGTGGGTAGTGAAGGCTTGGGGCTGCCGCTTGTTTTCAGAGACGCAGGGGAAGCTGTTGGAACAAGACttgttttagttaaaaaaaccTGATCAATCAAACGCCACTGATCTCTCTCAGAGTGTGCagagaataaaacatttactagctaatttcagaaagttaaacacagttacaaaaaaatcaagcaCCTGTGTAATCCATTGAGTCTTCACCGGCGCTATAGTGACTCGACGGAACTCTCCCCCCTCGTTCGTCCTGCTCCAGGTCTGACCCCGTGTGGACCGAAGAGTTGGTGCTCATTGGAGATCTAGGCATGTCCGTCACAGAGATCCGCCGCCCCGCCCCTCCTCCTGACACCACTGTCTTACCCAGGTGCATCTTGGGAGAGGCGGTCATATCAAAGCTAAACTTGACTTTCTCCTGTTTCTCAGGTTTAACCGGGCCTTTTTTGGGGTTACTAGGGTCCTGCAACATCTGGAACTGGTTGCTGGGTGTGTAAGGAGTCCGGAAGGGGGCGTAATTGAACACGCCGTATTTCTTGCGCACGTTTTCCACGTAGACCTCCATTTCCTGCATGGCGCTGTTGAAGATACTTTTGGTCTTCTTGACAGAGAACGGGATCTCTTTAGACATGAGGTAACAGTTGTTTAGGGGTACCCAGGCTCTAAAAGAGAACAAACGTATTTAAAGAGCACATGATATTTTCATGCAGATCTTATTGTGTGTTGATTTCAACAATCGGATAAAATCGAACTGAATCAATCAGTAAAGTAAACATGACAGTAATGGAATAGCAAGCTAACCTGTCATGTTGGCCGAAGAACCGTGCATCCACCTGACCTTCTTTATCCCTCAGGGCTTTAGCGGGCCAGAAGGGAAAACCTTTTAACTTGGCCCACACTAAAGGATGGGGCTGAGActtcaggaaattaaaaaaataaaaatagatttttataagAATGATGTGGTAAATCACTCCAGACAATTACTTTCTTAAATGCAACATACAGTCCGACTTACAAAACAGATTTCTTTACTTTTGACGTAATAATAGGAAACAATAGAAgtagaaattgaaaatattaaattataataatatattgtaaatgacaaacattgtcATTCTCAATAGCAATTTTCATCGTATTATTTGTTGTCATTACGACTTCAAATCCAGTTTCAGACACTTGTCTCAAAAGCACAAATCGTGTCGGTCAGTTGTCTCCGTTGTATGccaatgttttgtgtaaattgGTTTGTGTTATATTGAAATGATCGAAGAAAGAAATCTTACACAAGGTTCACAGAACCAGTTGTCTCTCTTCTGACAGGCAGACAGGTAGCACTCTGGACAAACTTCAATTTCATTCATCTGTGGATGATTTACAAACAAAactcactttattttacagtcttAAATTAGCATGTTCATCTACCACATACTGTGTGTCGTGTATAATGCGTTTGAATACACCCACCTCATGTTCACATATCTTGACAATAACTTTAGCAGTTGCGGTAAGCTTGTGGTTCCCTAAAGAGCATCAAattgacaaaaacaatataatgaaTGATTTGATGTGAAgccaaaaatataaactttaataaCAGACCAGCACTGACCTCCATTATAAATGATACAGTTGTGTAGAATCCATTTCACGTCGGCCAAGAATGCTTCCGTGCAACCGTACATCTTCTTTTTGAAGTTCTACAGAAACAGAGTTCTCAGTTGTAGTACATTTCTCACATTTACAGCCGTTTACACATATTGGTGTCAAAACGTTTCACAAAAAGACATGTTCTGACGCTTGTTTTGACCTTTTCTGGTTGTCAAACGTAGTATAACATCTATAGTTAAAGTGATGAATTGGTCACTAGGACACTTTTGAGACCTAAATGAGTTCATccagaaacaaaaaaatccttcatttactcgcccgcatgtcattccaaacctgtatgactttctttcttcttcagaacacaaaagaaaatattttcatgaatgttggtgaccaaacaactttgaccccattgacttccattgtatcgacacaaaaccactgagacatttacCAAAagatcttcctttgtgtttcacagaagaaagagtcatataaagggtttgaatgacatgatgggAGTGAACTGTCCCTCCAATGGGAACTAAGCTTATAAACACAGTAACATGTATACACAGAAGATCACTACCAAACCCACTGAGAAGGTCCTTGCCATAAGATAACCGTCCCCTACCTTCTCTAACGTGCAGAGGTCCATAGGGTGAAATATATACTCTGCATAATCTGGGTGCTGTTCCAGGGACACAGGCTTCTGAAACGGCTCGGTCTGCAAGATAAATCATTCATGAAGAACTGCTCTGAGGGACGAGTCATCTTAACCCAGTCATTTAAAACTGATACCAATACCTCCTGTGATTAATGAATTGAAAGCATTTGACGCCGAGGTATTTGTTACTCACCCCTGGCTGTTTCATCTTCTGAAGAGCGAACTTGAGCAGGTAAGACAGTTGCTCCAGGTTGAGCATGGTCATAGCTTTACTCTGAGTCTCTATGCATTCAGCCACTGTTATTTTCTGAAGCAGACAGTGAAATCAATGCACTTGTTACATAAATCACAGGCATACAGATCATATTTATGATATGTTCTCAAGCATTCTTAGACTGTCAGCTTTTAAGCACAGAGGTCAATATCTGTCAGTTCACAGCGACCACAAGATCATTCATTtaaacaccaaaacatgtttgcaACTCAAATTACTTTGGAATTTCCAAGGATAAAGGGACattaaaagaggaaaaactcTAGGAGAAATAAGAGGGACTGATGATGTCAGCATTAAGAAAGTGTATGCTTTTATctgtattgaaatatatatttatatgaaacaATAGACAActgaaagttttttataaggGCTGTCAAAGGATTAATCGCGATTGATTGCATTCAGAATAAAGATTCGTCttcacataatatatgtatgtgttctgtgcatattaattctgtatttataaaatcatacacatacatgtatatatttaaaatataaacatttctatataatttaaatgattggtaaatataaacaaatacatggaaatattttataaatatgtatacatgtatgtgtttataaataaatttttttggtattattatgtaaacataattttattcgGGATGctattaatcatttgacagccctatttttatctagttttttttttaataaaatgatgttgcttaaatctacttaaatgtaataatacttttttatttcaacatctTTTAGtactcaaaaaagtttttatttatatatatatatatatatatatatatacatacacatgtatacagTCAATATTTCATACAATTTTGTCCCATCAGATTGGCAGAGTTGGCATTGTATGGCGAGATTTTTTGTGGAGGGTGTGTGACTGATATCAGGGATAACTAGCAGATGTTACCAAAATGGCTGAAATTGTGCTTTCTGCACCTTTAAACTGACAGTCAAGCGACTTCACGAGAACAAGCCGAAGTAATCCAGACAGATCTGACGCAATACATCAAGTCCTTTAACGTTCAATACCTCACATTCTGGACAGAACCAGTCGCCCTCAGGCTCTGCGGCCAGTTTTAGGCACTTGGCGTGGTAGACGCGTGGGCAGAGCTCACAGCAGAGCACCTGGCCCTCGCGGTGACACAGCCAGCAGTAGAAATCGTTCCGCCCGTCCTGCGGTACAACATCAACAGGGTCTGTGGTGAGTGCGGGCTGCTTGACATAGTAAAAGGGACCATGTCTAAGCTCACACTGAAATGCAGGCAAGAGAGACAGGGCAGGGGGTCAAAACACAAGCCACAACACTTGCAGGGGACACATAGCAAGGCACTGAAATAAATCAAGCACGGATAGTAAGCAGTCACATGACCACTGGGTCAAAAGCAGCGGAAATCTAACCGGGAGGACATTGTGCAGGATTTCTCTCCTAATTTCCggaaacacacacaatgatgcGTGTGTTTGACTGGATTTGGAATGAAATCCAAATGTACTCATTTACAAAGCCAAAGATGCCAAATATAGATGCCAAATATAGGTCAATGGAAAGTATTACAAAAAGACAGATGTAGTAATATTTTGATTACAGTAATGGATCTGTGTAACAGGATTTTTATCAATGTCAACA includes the following:
- the prkcbp1l gene encoding protein kinase C binding protein 1, like isoform X3, with protein sequence MEVSMPPKAVPDLGPAEQTLAAQKRKAPSPPHSSNGHSPSDTSPSPSKKKKKPGMINNSKDQCELRHGPFYYVKQPALTTDPVDVVPQDGRNDFYCWLCHREGQVLCCELCPRVYHAKCLKLAAEPEGDWFCPECEKITVAECIETQSKAMTMLNLEQLSYLLKFALQKMKQPGTEPFQKPVSLEQHPDYAEYIFHPMDLCTLEKNFKKKMYGCTEAFLADVKWILHNCIIYNGGNHKLTATAKVIVKICEHEMNEIEVCPECYLSACQKRDNWFCEPCSQPHPLVWAKLKGFPFWPAKALRDKEGQVDARFFGQHDRAWVPLNNCYLMSKEIPFSVKKTKSIFNSAMQEMEVYVENVRKKYGVFNYAPFRTPYTPSNQFQMLQDPSNPKKGPVKPEKQEKVKFSFDMTASPKMHLGKTVVSGGGAGRRISVTDMPRSPMSTNSSVHTGSDLEQDERGGRVPSSHYSAGEDSMDYTASPASLKTSGSPKPSLPTPVKQERSSGTGGILNLNLDRVKAEMDLKELSETVQQQQQQGTSVLLTSPKKTTRSLDKTIESCKAQLGIDEISDDVYRRVEHSDSDESDKSDSSDSEYMSDDEQKPKNTNNSNSVHNASKKMPRLPSAQGQDQDAAPSAGGGTAAGDKKSSELQTKEKTSGGAEKDPPEKNKPPPQTPREEGRTAGPHLDMDSDSERELVIDLGEEAGGREKRKAKRDTASVPILTPKDQTAAKTEGKAPASTSVSASPSTDSISPSSNSGPKDTSTPAIKSPAPVTAVSTVPATTTSGSQPVPAAPTGSNAVKKQRPLLPKESTQAAQRPAVWNQAGGKFQTSSQKWHMQKVQRQQQQGGQVSPTPVPSQSPSQTGGNNSSTHYQTRQSVKAVQQKDAPPVNAAAGSSTSSLAVDFLTPPASADVAADIAKYTTKMMDVIKGTMTEIYNDLSKSTTGNTIAEQIRRLRIEIEKLQWLHQQELSEMKHNLELTMAEMRQSLEQERERLVSEVKKQMEVEKQQAVDETKKKQWCANCKKEAIFYCCWNTSYCDYPCQQAHWPEHMKSCTQSATASQQETEAGASSDPMGKPVGHSPKTQPMPAGDRTTPPNRGPSPSTDNTKGSSSVAVS
- the prkcbp1l gene encoding protein kinase C binding protein 1, like isoform X1 produces the protein MHPQSLAEEEIKSESEVDGMEVSMPPKAVPDLGPAEQTLAAQKRKAPSPPHSSNGHSPSDTSPSPSKKKKKPGMINNSKDQCELRHGPFYYVKQPALTTDPVDVVPQDGRNDFYCWLCHREGQVLCCELCPRVYHAKCLKLAAEPEGDWFCPECEKITVAECIETQSKAMTMLNLEQLSYLLKFALQKMKQPGTEPFQKPVSLEQHPDYAEYIFHPMDLCTLEKNFKKKMYGCTEAFLADVKWILHNCIIYNGGNHKLTATAKVIVKICEHEMNEIEVCPECYLSACQKRDNWFCEPCSQPHPLVWAKLKGFPFWPAKALRDKEGQVDARFFGQHDRAWVPLNNCYLMSKEIPFSVKKTKSIFNSAMQEMEVYVENVRKKYGVFNYAPFRTPYTPSNQFQMLQDPSNPKKGPVKPEKQEKVKFSFDMTASPKMHLGKTVVSGGGAGRRISVTDMPRSPMSTNSSVHTGSDLEQDERGGRVPSSHYSAGEDSMDYTASPASLKTSGSPKPSLPTPVKQERSSGTGGILNLNLDRVKAEMDLKELSETVQQQQQQGTSVLLTSPKKTTRSLDKTIESCKAQLGIDEISDDVYRRVEHSDSDESDKSDSSDSEYMSDDEQKPKNTNNSNSVHNASKKMPRLPSAQGQDQDAAPSAGGGTAAGDKKSSELQTKEKTSGGAEKDPPEKNKPPPQTPREEGRTAGPHLDMDSDSERELVIDLGEEAGGREKRKAKRDTASVPILTPKDQTAAKTEGKAPASTSVSASPSTDSISPSSNSGPKDTSTPAIKSPAPVTAVSTVPATTTSGSQPVPAAPTGSNAVKKQRPLLPKESTQAAQRPAVWNQAGGKFQTSSQKWHMQKVQRQQQQGGQVSPTPVPSQSPSQTGGNNSSTHYQTRQSVKAVQQKDAPPVNAAAGSSTSSLAVDFLTPPASADVAADIAKYTTKMMDVIKGTMTEIYNDLSKSTTGNTIAEQIRRLRIEIEKLQWLHQQELSEMKHNLELTMAEMRQSLEQERERLVSEVKKQMEVEKQQAVDETKKKQWCANCKKEAIFYCCWNTSYCDYPCQQAHWPEHMKSCTQSATASQQETEAGASSDPMGKPVGHSPKTQPMPAGDRTTPPNRGPSPSTDNTKGSSSVAVS
- the prkcbp1l gene encoding protein kinase C binding protein 1, like isoform X4, coding for MHPQSLAEEEIKSESEVDGMEVSMPPKAVPDLGPAEQTLAAQKRKAPSPPHSSNGHSPSDTSPSPSKKKKKPGMINNSKDQDGRNDFYCWLCHREGQVLCCELCPRVYHAKCLKLAAEPEGDWFCPECEKITVAECIETQSKAMTMLNLEQLSYLLKFALQKMKQPGTEPFQKPVSLEQHPDYAEYIFHPMDLCTLEKNFKKKMYGCTEAFLADVKWILHNCIIYNGGNHKLTATAKVIVKICEHEMNEIEVCPECYLSACQKRDNWFCEPCSQPHPLVWAKLKGFPFWPAKALRDKEGQVDARFFGQHDRAWVPLNNCYLMSKEIPFSVKKTKSIFNSAMQEMEVYVENVRKKYGVFNYAPFRTPYTPSNQFQMLQDPSNPKKGPVKPEKQEKVKFSFDMTASPKMHLGKTVVSGGGAGRRISVTDMPRSPMSTNSSVHTGSDLEQDERGGRVPSSHYSAGEDSMDYTASPASLKTSGSPKPSLPTPVKQERSSGTGGILNLNLDRVKAEMDLKELSETVQQQQQQGTSVLLTSPKKTTRSLDKTIESCKAQLGIDEISDDVYRRVEHSDSDESDKSDSSDSEYMSDDEQKPKNTNNSNSVHNASKKMPRLPSAQGQDQDAAPSAGGGTAAGDKKSSELQTKEKTSGGAEKDPPEKNKPPPQTPREEGRTAGPHLDMDSDSERELVIDLGEEAGGREKRKAKRDTASVPILTPKDQTAAKTEGKAPASTSVSASPSTDSISPSSNSGPKDTSTPAIKSPAPVTAVSTVPATTTSGSQPVPAAPTGSNAVKKQRPLLPKESTQAAQRPAVWNQAGGKFQTSSQKWHMQKVQRQQQQGGQVSPTPVPSQSPSQTGGNNSSTHYQTRQSVKAVQQKDAPPVNAAAGSSTSSLAVDFLTPPASADVAADIAKYTTKMMDVIKGTMTEIYNDLSKSTTGNTIAEQIRRLRIEIEKLQWLHQQELSEMKHNLELTMAEMRQSLEQERERLVSEVKKQMEVEKQQAVDETKKKQWCANCKKEAIFYCCWNTSYCDYPCQQAHWPEHMKSCTQSATASQQETEAGASSDPMGKPVGHSPKTQPMPAGDRTTPPNRGPSPSTDNTKGSSSVAVS
- the prkcbp1l gene encoding protein kinase C binding protein 1, like isoform X5 translates to MHPQSLAEEEIKSESEVDGMEVSMPPKAVPDLGPAEQTLAAQKRKAPSPPHSSNGHSPSDTSPSPSKKKKKPGMINNSKDQDGRNDFYCWLCHREGQVLCCELCPRVYHAKCLKLAAEPEGDWFCPECEKITVAECIETQSKAMTMLNLEQLSYLLKFALQKMKQPGTEPFQKPVSLEQHPDYAEYIFHPMDLCTLEKNFKKKMYGCTEAFLADVKWILHNCIIYNGGNHKLTATAKVIVKICEHEMNEIEVCPECYLSACQKRDNWFCEPCSQPHPLVWAKLKGFPFWPAKALRDKEGQVDARFFGQHDRAWVPLNNCYLMSKEIPFSVKKTKSIFNSAMQEMEVYVENVRKKYGVFNYAPFRTPYTPSNQFQMLQDPSNPKKGPVKPEKQEKVKFSFDMTASPKMHLGKTVVSGGGAGRRISVTDMPRSPMSTNSSVHTGSDLEQDERGGRVPSSHYSAGEDSMDYTASPASLKTSGSPKPSLPTPVKQERSSGTGGILNLNLDRVKAEMDLKELSETVQQQQQQGTSVLLTSPKKTTRSLDKTIESCKAQLGIDEISDDVYRRVEHSDSDESDKSDSSDSEYMSDDEQKPKNTNNSNSVHNASKKMPRLPSAQGQDQDAAPSAGGGTAAGDKKSSELQTKEKTSGGAEKDPPEKNKPPPQTPREEGRTAGPHLDMDSDSERELVIDLGEEAGGREKRKAKRDTASVPILTPKDQTAAKTEGKAPASTSVSASPSTDSISPSSNSGPKDTSTPAIKSPAPVTAVSTVPATTTSGSQPVPAAPTGSNAVKKQRPLLPKESTQAAQRPAVWNQAGGKFQTSSQKWHMQKVQRQQQQGGQVSPTPVPSQSPSQTGGNNSSTHYQTRQSVKAVQQKDAPPVNAAAGSSTSSLAVDFLTPPASADVAADIAKYTTKMMDVIKGTMTEIYNDLSKSTTGNTIAEIRRLRIEIEKLQWLHQQELSEMKHNLELTMAEMRQSLEQERERLVSEVKKQMEVEKQQAVDETKKKQWCANCKKEAIFYCCWNTSYCDYPCQQAHWPEHMKSCTQSATASQQETEAGASSDPMGKPVGHSPKTQPMPAGDRTTPPNRGPSPSTDNTKGSSSVAVS
- the prkcbp1l gene encoding protein kinase C binding protein 1, like isoform X2; this translates as MHPQSLAEEEIKSESEVDGMEVSMPPKAVPDLGPAEQTLAAQKRKAPSPPHSSNGHSPSDTSPSPSKKKKKPGMINNSKDQCELRHGPFYYVKQPALTTDPVDVVPQDGRNDFYCWLCHREGQVLCCELCPRVYHAKCLKLAAEPEGDWFCPECEKITVAECIETQSKAMTMLNLEQLSYLLKFALQKMKQPGTEPFQKPVSLEQHPDYAEYIFHPMDLCTLEKNFKKKMYGCTEAFLADVKWILHNCIIYNGGNHKLTATAKVIVKICEHEMNEIEVCPECYLSACQKRDNWFCEPCSQPHPLVWAKLKGFPFWPAKALRDKEGQVDARFFGQHDRAWVPLNNCYLMSKEIPFSVKKTKSIFNSAMQEMEVYVENVRKKYGVFNYAPFRTPYTPSNQFQMLQDPSNPKKGPVKPEKQEKVKFSFDMTASPKMHLGKTVVSGGGAGRRISVTDMPRSPMSTNSSVHTGSDLEQDERGGRVPSSHYSAGEDSMDYTASPASLKTSGSPKPSLPTPVKQERSSGTGGILNLNLDRVKAEMDLKELSETVQQQQQQGTSVLLTSPKKTTRSLDKTIESCKAQLGIDEISDDVYRRVEHSDSDESDKSDSSDSEYMSDDEQKPKNTNNSNSVHNASKKMPRLPSAQGQDQDAAPSAGGGTAAGDKKSSELQTKEKTSGGAEKDPPEKNKPPPQTPREEGRTAGPHLDMDSDSERELVIDLGEEAGGREKRKAKRDTASVPILTPKDQTAAKTEGKAPASTSVSASPSTDSISPSSNSGPKDTSTPAIKSPAPVTAVSTVPATTTSGSQPVPAAPTGSNAVKKQRPLLPKESTQAAQRPAVWNQAGGKFQTSSQKWHMQKVQRQQQQGGQVSPTPVPSQSPSQTGGNNSSTHYQTRQSVKAVQQKDAPPVNAAAGSSTSSLAVDFLTPPASADVAADIAKYTTKMMDVIKGTMTEIYNDLSKSTTGNTIAEIRRLRIEIEKLQWLHQQELSEMKHNLELTMAEMRQSLEQERERLVSEVKKQMEVEKQQAVDETKKKQWCANCKKEAIFYCCWNTSYCDYPCQQAHWPEHMKSCTQSATASQQETEAGASSDPMGKPVGHSPKTQPMPAGDRTTPPNRGPSPSTDNTKGSSSVAVS